One Fusarium falciforme chromosome 12, complete sequence DNA window includes the following coding sequences:
- a CDS encoding HET domain-containing protein, with protein MQIQAPKNFELDGDQSISLNITFDDIVHGAENGCTFYATLKGSMERYSEPFDHSEPIEVSLCYGPGDTLDVWFKRICSSKGTCDSPARLLKLVQDESTMCLVPNHQHYRYAAPSYCWGGDRECKLTQARLAAYQASITVVNLPKSVQAATQVAQSLDGISYIWIDSLCIIQDDDDAKGSQLVKMGDIYRGATVIISAASARSCYEGFLKSRECPEKAKPISKAAFISETATRAEVYLVPRAGREGNLDPINHRAWTLQEHVLSPRILYHTSLQPCSLCRSERKSDGGMRFPQALESRRYGDEMDLWAIDLGWMAEQPQPCPSRREGPSWSWTSISGAANKVEREMDTKDTIEVVSFDVKWKIPGVSSGEIQSATLRPRAWMKLQKLRFGPARRRVQFAD; from the exons ATGCAGATCCAAGCACCCAAAAATTTCGAACTAGATGGCGACCAATCCATCTCCCTCAACATCACGTTCGACGACATCGTACACGGTGCAGAAAACGGCTGCACATTCTACGCAACCCTTAAGGGCTCCATGGAGCGATACTCGGAGCCCTTTGACCACTCGGAGCCCATCGAGGTCTCGTTGTGCTACGGCCCAGGAGATACGCTCGATGTGTGGTTCAAGAGGATA TGTTCTTCAAAGGGCACTTGCGATTCTCCAGCTAGGCTCCTGAAACTAGTCCAAGACGAGTCCACCATGTGCCTCGTTCCCAATCATCAGCATTATAGATATGCGGCCCCGAGTTACTGTTGGGGAGGCGATCGAGAGTGCAAACTCACCCAGGCGAGGCTGGCTGCGTATCAGGCATCTATCACAGTTGTAAACCTACCCAAGTCAGTCCAAGCCGCCACTCAAGTTGCCCAAAGTCTAGACGGAATATCATATATCTGGATTGACTCTCTTTGTATCatccaagatgacgacgatgccaaAGGAAGCCAGCTAGTCAAGATGGGCGACATCTATCGCGGTGCCACAGTCATAATATCTGCTGCCAGCGCTAGGAGTTGCTATGAAGGATTCCTCAAGTCCCGGGAATGCCCCGAGAAAGCAAAACCTATTTCCAAGGCAGCCTTCATATCAGAAACTGCAACGAGAGCAGAAGTGTATCTCGTCCCACGCGCCGGCCGAGAAGGGAATCTAGATCCTATTAACCACCGCGCATGGACTCTTCAGGAGCACGTTCTCTCGCCGCGGATTCTGTACCACACTTCACTACAACCTTGCTCGCTCTGCCGGTCTGAAAGAAAGTCGGACGGCGGCATGCGATTCCCACAGGCTCTGGAGTCGAGGAGGTATGGCGATGAGATGGATCTCTGGGCCATCGACCTTGGTTGGATGGCAGAACAGCCTCAACCTTGCCCGTCCCGCCGTGAAGGGCCAAGCTGGTCTTGGACTTCAATTTCAGGCGCAGCCAACAAGGTAGAACGAGAGATGGACACAAAGGACACAATCGAGGTGGTATCCTTCGATGTCAAATGGAAGATACCAGGGGTCAGCAGCGGCGAGATCCAGTCTGCCACTCTCCGGCCAAGGGCGTGGATGAAACTCCAAAAGCTCCGTTTCGGCCCCGCCAGACGAAGAGTCCAGTTTGCCGATTGA